In Eucalyptus grandis isolate ANBG69807.140 chromosome 4, ASM1654582v1, whole genome shotgun sequence, the following proteins share a genomic window:
- the LOC120292567 gene encoding protamine-like, with translation MRYVDVERINEETEVETRSDSETDTESESLLSSLSDSDALDESSRRHRHRRRKERSGSRRREGSSGGSSSSGRKKERGCMDREKERRRSRKDEKRSGRRSARDGSSGGSNSETERVRVDPKSVLKRP, from the exons ATGCGGTATGTGGATGTGGAGAGGATTAACGAGGAGACTGAGGTGGAGACT CGATCGGACTCGGAGACGGACACTGAGTCGGAATCGCTGTTGTCGTCCCTGTCGGATTCCGATGCCTTGGACGAATCCTCTCGGCGGCATCGGCACCGGCGACGGAAGGAGAGGAGTGGTTctaggaggagagaggggagcAGCGGCGGTAGCAGTAGTAGTGgtaggaagaaggagagaggatgCATGGATAGAGAGAAGGAGCGGAGGAGGTCGAGGAAGGATGAGAAGAGGAGTGGCAGGAGGAGCGCTCGCGATGGATCTTCTGGTGGTTCCAATTCAGAGACGGAGAGAGTTCGCGTTGATCCGAAATCGGTTCTGAAGCGACCATGA
- the LOC104441358 gene encoding crocetin glucosyltransferase, chloroplastic — protein MSKEFVQASSMAPPHFLLVTFPSQGHINPSLQFAKRLVRVGAHVTFATAIHAHHRMAESKSPPEGLSFASFSDGYDDGIDWEDLDGYMDELKRQGSETLSNLIASNLENGRRFLGVFYTTLLPWVADVARSHGIPSTLVWIQPATVLDFYYYYFHGYGDLIQSTSDNPSVPIQLPGLPPLMACDIPSFCNSKNVYNFSLPFLQRHFEILLEEAKPRILTNTFDALEPDAIRAIDKFEVIGIGPLIPSAFLDGQDPSDTSFGGDLFKSSSGYMEWLDTKPKASVIYLSFGSISVLSKPQKEEMARALVEVGRPFLWVIRESGKEERDEDRLSFQEELDKLGMIVLWCSQVEVLSHPSVGCFVTHCGWNSTSESLVCGVPMVAFPQWSDQLTNAKLVADVWRTGVKMTPNELGLVESGEMKRCLELVVGDGEEGEEMRRNARKFRDLAREAVKEGGSSDKNLRAFVDEAREAAE, from the coding sequence ATGTCCAAAGAATTTGTTCAAGCCTCGTCCATGGCACCTCCACATTTCCTCCTCGTGACCTTCCCCAGTCAGGGCCACATAAACCCTTCCCTCCAATTCGCCAAGCGTCTCGTTCGTGTCGGCGCTCACGTGACCTTTGCCACTGCCATTCATGCCCACCACCGCATGGCCGAATCGAAATCTCCCCCTGAGGGGCTATCCTTCGCCAGCTTCTCCGATGGCTATGACGACGGTATCGACTGGGAAGATCTCGATGGATACATGGACGAGCTCAAGCGACAAGGATCGGAGACTTTAAGCAACCTCATCGCCTCAAACCTTGAGAACGGTCGGCGATTCTTGGGTGTATTCTACACCACCCTCCTTCCGTGGGTTGCCGACGTCGCTCGTTCTCATGGCATTCCTTCGACACTTGTTTGGATTCAACCGGCCACTGTTCTGGACTTCTACTATTATTACTTCCATGGCTACGGCGATCTTATTCAAAGCACGAGCGACAATCCTTCAGTGCCGATCCAATTGCCTGGGTTGCCGCCTCTCATGGCCTGCGACATACCCTCATTTTGCAATAGTAAAAATGTGTACAACTTCAGCCTCCCGTTTTTGCAACGGCATTTCGAGATACTCCTTGAAGAGGCCAAGCCAAGGATTCTGACAAACACCTTCGATGCGTTGGAACCGGATGCCATACGGGCTATCGATAAGTTTGAGGTGATTGGGATCGGGCCGCTGATACCGTCCGCGTTTTTGGACGGGCAAGATCCATCAGACACTTCCTTCGGAGGTGATCTCTTCAAGAGCTCGAGCGGCTACATGGAGTGGCTGGACACGAAGCCAAAAGCGTCGGTGATCTACCTGTCGTTTGGGAGCATCTCCGTGCTATCAAAGCCGCAGAAGGAGGAAATGGCAAGGGCGCTCGTAGAGGTCGGCCGGCCGTTCTTGTGGGTCATTCGGGAAAgcgggaaagaagagagagacgaaGATAGATTGAGCTTCCAAGAAGAACTAGATAAGCTAGGGATGATAGTGCTGTGGTGCTCGCAAGTGGAGGTCCTATCGCACCCTTCAGTGGGGTGCTTCGTGACgcactgcgggtggaactccaCGTCAGAGAGCTTGGTCTGCGGGGTGCCCATGGTGGCGTTCCCGCAGTGGAGCGATCAGCTAACAAACGCGAAGCTCGTGGCGGACGTGTGGAGGACCGGGGTGAAGATGACGCCCAACGAGCTAGGCCTGGTGGAGAGCGGCGAGATGAAGAGGTGCTTGGAGCTGGTGGTGGGAGAtggagaggagggggaggagatgAGAAGGAATGCCCGGAAATTTAGGGATCTGGCGAGGGAGGCTGTGAAGGAAGGGGGATCTTCGGACAAGAACCTCAGGGCCTTCGTGGACGAGGCCAGAGAAGCGGCTGAGTGA